A part of Saccharomonospora amisosensis genomic DNA contains:
- a CDS encoding phage gp6-like head-tail connector protein, producing the protein MVWQPDYVTVTELADYVHADEIVDGAELGLAVAAASRAVDRFTKRQFGQTDTAEERFYTPYWSERRGVWLVLTDDVAVAPTDVATSSDGVTFTVVASAVLLPRNAAAEQRPWTMLQLPATSAGIAVDGVRVTAQFGWTAVPDTVKQATLLQASRVFTRRDAPFGIAGSPDQGSEMRLLAKLDPDVQVMLADYRLRPVKVG; encoded by the coding sequence ATGGTGTGGCAGCCGGATTACGTGACGGTCACGGAGCTGGCCGACTATGTGCATGCCGACGAGATCGTCGACGGCGCAGAGTTGGGTTTGGCTGTGGCCGCCGCGTCCCGTGCTGTCGACCGGTTCACTAAGCGCCAGTTCGGACAGACCGACACGGCGGAGGAGCGGTTCTACACGCCCTACTGGTCGGAGCGGCGTGGTGTGTGGCTGGTGTTGACCGACGACGTGGCGGTCGCGCCGACCGATGTGGCCACGAGCAGCGATGGGGTCACGTTCACCGTGGTGGCGTCCGCGGTGTTGTTGCCGCGGAACGCGGCCGCCGAGCAGCGGCCGTGGACGATGCTGCAGCTGCCGGCGACTAGTGCGGGGATTGCGGTGGATGGGGTGCGGGTGACCGCACAGTTCGGGTGGACCGCGGTACCGGACACGGTGAAGCAGGCGACCCTGTTGCAGGCGTCGCGGGTGTTCACCCGTCGTGACGCGCCATTCGGGATCGCTGGGTCGCCGGATCAGGGTTCGGAGATGCGGCTGCTGGCGAAGTTGGACCCGGATGTTCAGGTGATGCTGGCGGATTATCGGCTGCGGCCGGTGAAGGTGGGATGA